One window from the genome of Nicotiana sylvestris chromosome 9, ASM39365v2, whole genome shotgun sequence encodes:
- the LOC138877620 gene encoding uncharacterized protein, translating into MGGNPAFKEMLKFAYGVWNSVTTTVLLHDDGYFIFKFESIEDKMQIMAKGPYTFNNRPMVLKNWELDFEFDKEPKRVMPLWVTFPGLPIQCWAEENLGRIASCLGKPICTDRLMTQCKRISYARVLIEMDITQSLPDELNIEHPDGKIRVQIVEYEWKTKLCQECYQFGHSNGKCKLENHQKRAKCR; encoded by the coding sequence ATGGGAGGAAATCCAGCCTTTAAGGAGATGTTGAAGTTTGCTTATGGGGTATGGAATTCAGTTACTACTACGGTATTATTACATGATGATGGTTATTTCATTTTTAAATTTGAGTCAATTGAGGACAAAATGCAGATTATGGCAAAAGGACCATATACTTTCAACAATAGACCAATGGTGTTGAAGAATTGGGAGCTAGATTTCGAGTTTGATAAAGAGCCTAAGCGTGTGATGCCACTGTGGGTCACATTCCCAGGTCTACCTATACAATGCTGGGCAGAGGAAAATCTGGGAAGAATTGCGAGTTGTTTGGGAAAACCTATTTGCACTGACAGACTAATGACACAGTGTAAAAGAATTTCCTATGCTCGTGTGTTGATAGAAATGGATATAACACAGTCATTACCAGATGAACTGAATATAGAGCATCCTGATGGTAAGATAAGGGTGCAAATTGTGGAATATGAATGGAAGACAAAACTATGTCAAGAGTGCTACCAATTTGGTCATTCTAATGGGAAATGTAAACTGGAAAATCACCAAAAGAGGGCCAAATGCAGATGA